A genomic window from Paenibacillus sp. FSL K6-0276 includes:
- a CDS encoding S-layer homology domain-containing protein, with the protein MRITAKTKRFLSSLIASSLMLGLMVPVGFAEEQQLEMEQTSSELGLHVDEQDQLVTLMSQTNVTTDVYAVPTHAGSLLITEVVPDTKNVKGTDGTSVDGYEFVEVYNNTDKPINFKDYYFFYNDKDTWTPNGDAVIPAHGNIVFWIMNGINLAVPAEDFIKNFNPSASLQEGVNLFRINGGGGMANTSSRNLQIKSKAGDALIVTASYGKEHVKENNGIVYQYSQADSSVMSLMAISGTVAATPGTVNPEQLPEQVPVEKKTEIVHISQSSVDAADLPISAKITNLEIGPDGTLPVVKLQYRSPSQVRDTVITMTPKGEDEYTAVIPAAALEEPELHYSIRVNNVTESYSVHVNLPTFDSNNLPPLLITELLSNSTNVKGTSSDAFEFIEVYNNTDAPIDFKNYKIYYRYPDKGNASDVKWPSTKENFKIPAQQSVVFWIINSANSTYTANEFNTEFNTNLVEGTNLFLIKSDGMANSGRRAVVIKSNTEKEISSAYYDADLTYDGGAKGDDTKENKALLYKYPVNGQSKMLKTSTGSAVPSPGRVDVAQLPNTPIHVEPDTENPTVNDLTAITEIDQSMSLDLKAFADDNKAVTSVEVRVASDKQPDFVSHNLSQDFNDSLYHFKLSSADLIGRNEIQYYFVVSDGTNETESPVMKVKITGGPDQSALRLNVKDGQFINGSMTVKGTSATAKADEVGLSTDNKVLGNNEAYAALENDAYFVFEAKNVDYYFKNGITMGPEELGDASILYTFMDPITTYTTMTFPISSETLQVGTDNVIYIRAGSKSSPFDPRPEENKDDFEVKNVRLLLADGTEIWDPAYAERDKEIKMGDSAGKHESIGFRFDLKSDLFRSKAYNWNTKEVTDGEHKVTLTEGGSKISSNVIVDNTPPSIKASIEEGKTYRGNFEIAAEIKDTYAGVDKVSVKLDGNVIELPYATSSGKLSGGDHTLSITALDKIGNQVEKVITFHVPNENPFAPLLISPTNWESGVGTNSTLKVKVEDPNKDKMGVTFYRGFKYDGNHPEQGFTGFKNASDTEPPKQSVPAGEQALSADEYSKISAMDGQYLINDAVEQFPYQRYEIKLDESVKASDRVDIEWKGNSLPGRKVSLYTWSPAGEKWVQLDHLIAGTEDFELKSTVTVGEYANGNSIAVMVQDEITSVAKTATTVTQDTYDFSFVWMSDTQYYSQSYPYIYRKNVKWIADNKESLNLKYVIHTGDIVDKSYQEYEWKEADQNMKVLEEANIPYGVLAGNHDVGHQTGDYTKFWEYFGEWRFKNMPTFGGSYDNNRGHYDLVSANGNDFIIVYMGWGLAEEEIEWMNEIVARYPERKAILCLHEYMLVSNNRAPIADTIFEKVVKPNKNVIAALSGHYHDAELKVDELDDNGDGIPDRNVYQMLADYQGAEEGGLGYIRLLQFDVADNKLRVKTYSPYLDDYNYYDEGEFPGKDEFVLDLDLQPVTKRVATDYIGVKIYSDQKITANQQVVSGAETQVTWSKLNPDSYYQWYTKVEDDHSGSVLSDIWGFYTGKEDVTPTPPVVSPVPTVAPSPTATPGAQKGSIELTLGSDGTYTADPLAFKKLIEEATTGGKIKISLGGGASTQDQIKLALDAASIQLAVAKKLDLNIVSSNVTLSVPTSSIPAIPAGSDMLLLSVDTSTTSVLTNVAGMSPSRATVTLNLSTTAGGKETAIHQLKGAVTITLTLTKEQLARIDTDFAGVYYVNGSTLEYLGGVFKGNTVTFTTDHFSSFAVLEYVKQFNDTAGHWAESYISKLTAKHVIKGIDDTHYGPQANVTRADFVTLAIRSLGLDEASGAIANSTFADVLKEAYYASSIDKAAQLGFIQGSDGKFRPKDAITREEAAVVLQKLIQYKEGSQSSFAATASFKDMNSVSEWAKQAVSELKVKGILDGKGDNNFDPRGKVTRAEIAKLLYGIINL; encoded by the coding sequence TTGAGAATAACAGCAAAGACTAAACGTTTTCTATCCAGCTTGATTGCTAGCAGTTTGATGCTGGGACTAATGGTTCCGGTGGGATTTGCTGAAGAACAGCAGCTGGAAATGGAGCAGACATCATCTGAATTAGGATTACATGTTGATGAACAGGATCAGCTTGTCACGCTTATGAGTCAAACAAACGTAACGACAGATGTGTATGCAGTTCCTACCCATGCAGGATCTTTACTTATTACAGAGGTTGTTCCAGATACTAAAAATGTAAAAGGCACGGATGGGACCTCTGTGGATGGTTACGAATTTGTTGAGGTCTACAATAATACGGACAAGCCGATTAACTTTAAGGATTATTATTTCTTTTATAATGACAAAGATACATGGACACCTAATGGCGATGCGGTAATACCGGCGCACGGCAATATCGTCTTCTGGATTATGAACGGGATTAATCTGGCTGTTCCTGCGGAGGATTTCATCAAAAACTTTAACCCTTCTGCATCTCTGCAGGAAGGTGTGAATCTGTTCCGTATCAACGGCGGGGGCGGTATGGCTAATACTTCGTCGCGTAATTTACAAATTAAAAGTAAAGCAGGAGATGCTCTAATTGTCACTGCTTCTTACGGAAAAGAACATGTTAAGGAGAATAACGGGATTGTCTATCAATATTCGCAAGCCGATAGCTCAGTGATGAGTCTCATGGCGATTTCGGGAACGGTTGCGGCTACACCTGGAACGGTAAATCCAGAACAACTGCCTGAGCAAGTTCCTGTGGAGAAAAAAACGGAGATCGTACATATTTCGCAAAGTAGTGTTGATGCAGCCGATCTCCCTATCAGCGCGAAGATTACTAATCTAGAGATTGGACCAGATGGAACATTGCCCGTTGTAAAGCTACAGTATCGCTCTCCTTCCCAGGTAAGAGATACGGTGATCACCATGACTCCAAAGGGTGAAGATGAATATACGGCGGTAATTCCTGCGGCTGCGTTGGAAGAGCCAGAATTGCACTACAGCATTCGCGTAAACAATGTGACAGAGAGCTATTCTGTTCATGTGAACCTGCCAACGTTTGATTCGAACAATTTGCCGCCACTGTTAATCACAGAGCTGCTGTCGAATTCGACGAATGTAAAAGGAACGAGTAGTGACGCTTTTGAATTCATTGAGGTTTATAACAATACTGACGCACCGATTGATTTCAAGAACTACAAGATCTATTATCGCTATCCTGATAAAGGAAACGCTTCCGATGTGAAGTGGCCTTCGACGAAAGAGAACTTTAAGATTCCTGCACAGCAGTCCGTTGTGTTCTGGATTATTAATAGTGCTAATAGTACGTATACGGCTAATGAATTCAATACAGAATTCAATACGAATCTGGTGGAAGGCACAAACCTATTTCTGATCAAAAGTGATGGTATGGCCAACTCTGGCCGCCGGGCAGTCGTAATCAAGAGTAATACGGAGAAGGAGATTTCCTCCGCGTATTATGATGCTGACCTTACCTATGATGGTGGAGCTAAAGGTGACGATACCAAAGAAAATAAAGCCCTTCTATACAAATATCCTGTGAATGGGCAAAGCAAAATGCTCAAGACTAGCACGGGATCAGCCGTCCCCTCACCAGGCCGGGTGGATGTAGCACAACTTCCAAACACGCCGATCCATGTGGAGCCGGATACCGAAAATCCGACGGTAAATGATCTGACTGCCATAACGGAGATTGATCAGTCGATGAGTCTTGATTTGAAGGCTTTCGCTGATGACAATAAAGCCGTTACGTCCGTAGAAGTAAGAGTAGCTTCGGATAAGCAGCCCGATTTTGTCAGCCATAATCTATCCCAAGACTTCAACGATAGCTTGTATCACTTTAAATTATCATCAGCTGATTTGATTGGTAGAAATGAAATACAGTATTATTTTGTCGTTTCTGATGGAACGAATGAGACAGAATCTCCGGTAATGAAAGTGAAAATTACAGGTGGTCCCGATCAATCCGCGCTTCGTTTGAATGTGAAGGATGGGCAATTCATTAATGGCTCCATGACGGTAAAAGGAACCTCTGCCACTGCTAAGGCTGATGAAGTGGGATTGAGCACCGACAATAAGGTGCTGGGCAATAACGAGGCATATGCCGCCCTTGAGAATGATGCTTACTTTGTATTTGAAGCTAAGAATGTTGATTATTATTTCAAAAATGGCATTACAATGGGACCGGAAGAACTAGGGGATGCGAGCATTCTGTATACCTTTATGGACCCGATTACTACGTATACGACAATGACCTTCCCGATTTCCTCTGAGACTTTACAAGTGGGCACGGATAATGTGATCTACATTCGGGCTGGCTCTAAATCATCGCCTTTTGACCCTCGTCCAGAGGAGAATAAAGATGATTTTGAAGTCAAAAATGTTCGCCTTCTGCTTGCAGATGGTACTGAAATTTGGGACCCCGCTTATGCAGAACGTGATAAAGAAATTAAGATGGGGGACAGCGCAGGTAAGCACGAATCCATCGGCTTCCGGTTCGATCTGAAATCGGATTTGTTCCGTTCGAAGGCTTATAACTGGAATACTAAAGAAGTAACTGACGGAGAACATAAAGTAACACTGACCGAAGGTGGATCCAAGATATCGTCAAATGTAATTGTAGACAACACGCCACCATCTATCAAAGCATCGATTGAAGAAGGAAAAACTTATCGTGGTAATTTCGAAATTGCTGCTGAGATTAAGGATACTTACGCAGGTGTAGATAAAGTCAGCGTGAAGCTGGACGGCAATGTTATTGAGCTGCCTTATGCTACTTCGTCTGGGAAGTTGTCCGGTGGAGACCATACGCTTTCTATCACTGCCCTGGATAAGATCGGCAATCAGGTGGAGAAGGTCATTACATTCCATGTGCCGAATGAAAATCCATTTGCACCACTGCTGATCTCACCTACGAACTGGGAGAGCGGTGTAGGTACTAATTCAACTTTGAAGGTTAAGGTTGAAGATCCTAACAAGGATAAGATGGGCGTTACCTTCTATAGAGGTTTCAAGTACGATGGTAACCATCCAGAGCAAGGATTTACTGGATTTAAGAACGCATCCGATACAGAACCGCCAAAACAATCCGTTCCTGCGGGCGAACAAGCGCTTAGCGCTGACGAATACAGTAAAATAAGTGCTATGGACGGACAGTATTTAATTAACGATGCTGTTGAACAATTTCCTTATCAGCGTTATGAAATTAAGCTGGATGAATCAGTGAAAGCTTCAGATCGTGTGGATATTGAATGGAAAGGGAACTCGTTGCCGGGACGTAAAGTTAGTCTCTACACTTGGAGTCCTGCTGGAGAGAAATGGGTACAGCTGGATCATTTGATCGCCGGAACTGAGGATTTTGAATTGAAATCTACGGTGACTGTTGGAGAATATGCTAATGGGAATAGCATTGCAGTTATGGTTCAGGATGAGATTACGTCCGTGGCTAAGACAGCAACTACAGTTACGCAAGATACGTATGACTTCTCTTTTGTATGGATGTCTGATACGCAATATTATTCACAGAGCTACCCTTACATTTATCGTAAGAATGTGAAGTGGATTGCTGACAACAAAGAGAGCTTGAACCTGAAATATGTTATCCATACAGGCGATATCGTGGATAAATCCTATCAAGAGTATGAGTGGAAGGAAGCTGACCAGAACATGAAGGTTCTGGAGGAGGCTAACATTCCTTATGGTGTTCTTGCGGGTAACCATGACGTAGGTCATCAAACCGGAGATTACACCAAGTTCTGGGAATACTTCGGGGAGTGGAGATTCAAGAACATGCCGACCTTCGGGGGCTCTTATGACAACAACCGAGGTCATTATGATTTGGTATCTGCGAACGGAAATGATTTTATTATCGTGTATATGGGCTGGGGACTGGCAGAGGAAGAAATTGAATGGATGAATGAGATTGTTGCCCGTTATCCAGAGCGTAAAGCCATCCTCTGTCTCCACGAATACATGCTGGTATCTAATAACCGCGCGCCGATTGCCGATACGATCTTTGAAAAGGTTGTAAAACCTAACAAGAACGTAATCGCAGCACTGTCCGGTCATTATCATGATGCAGAGCTTAAGGTAGATGAGTTGGATGATAACGGCGACGGTATTCCAGACCGCAATGTATATCAAATGTTGGCAGATTATCAAGGTGCCGAAGAGGGTGGACTTGGTTATATTCGTCTGCTTCAGTTCGATGTAGCTGACAACAAGCTTCGCGTGAAGACTTATTCGCCTTATTTGGATGATTATAATTACTATGATGAAGGTGAATTCCCAGGCAAAGATGAGTTCGTACTAGATCTGGATCTACAGCCTGTGACTAAACGAGTGGCTACCGATTACATCGGGGTCAAGATTTATAGCGACCAGAAAATCACGGCCAATCAGCAGGTGGTGAGCGGCGCGGAGACTCAAGTTACTTGGAGTAAGCTGAATCCGGATAGCTACTACCAATGGTATACAAAGGTCGAGGATGATCACTCCGGCAGTGTGCTTTCAGACATTTGGGGCTTCTACACTGGAAAAGAGGATGTAACACCTACACCTCCAGTAGTTTCACCAGTGCCTACTGTGGCTCCGAGTCCTACAGCTACACCTGGAGCGCAAAAAGGAAGTATTGAACTGACCTTGGGAAGTGACGGAACGTATACCGCTGATCCGTTAGCATTTAAGAAGCTGATAGAGGAAGCTACTACAGGCGGGAAAATCAAGATTAGCTTAGGCGGAGGAGCTTCGACCCAAGATCAGATTAAACTTGCACTTGATGCAGCGAGCATACAACTGGCTGTCGCTAAGAAGCTAGATCTGAATATTGTGTCTTCCAACGTTACATTGAGCGTACCAACAAGCTCCATACCAGCGATCCCGGCCGGCAGTGATATGCTGCTACTGAGCGTAGATACAAGTACGACATCTGTACTAACAAATGTCGCTGGAATGAGTCCATCAAGGGCTACCGTTACGCTGAACCTCAGTACTACAGCAGGCGGCAAAGAAACGGCTATTCACCAGTTAAAAGGTGCCGTTACAATTACCTTGACCCTGACGAAGGAACAGCTTGCCAGGATCGATACAGATTTTGCAGGTGTCTATTATGTAAATGGCAGCACCTTGGAATATTTGGGTGGAGTGTTTAAAGGGAATACAGTTACCTTTACAACCGATCACTTCTCTTCCTTCGCGGTGCTGGAATACGTTAAGCAGTTTAATGATACTGCTGGTCACTGGGCAGAGTCGTATATTTCCAAGCTGACCGCTAAGCATGTGATAAAAGGGATCGACGATACGCATTATGGACCACAGGCAAATGTAACCCGTGCAGACTTTGTTACACTGGCCATTCGTTCCCTTGGATTGGATGAGGCAAGTGGGGCTATCGCGAACAGTACTTTTGCTGATGTACTTAAAGAGGCGTATTATGCATCATCGATTGACAAAGCTGCTCAACTTGGATTCATCCAAGGCAGTGATGGCAAGTTTCGTCCTAAAGATGCTATTACTCGTGAGGAAGCGGCAGTTGTCCTGCAAAAACTGATACAGTACAAAGAAGGATCGCAATCTTCTTTTGCTGCTACTGCAAGCTTTAAGGATATGAACAGCGTATCAGAGTGGGCGAAACAAGCGGTAAGTGAATTGAAAGTTAAGGGAATCCTTGATGGCAAGGGTGACAATAACTTCGATCCTCGTGGCAAAGTAACCCGTGCTGAAATTGCAAAACTACTTTATGGAATAATCAATTTATAA
- a CDS encoding cyclic nucleotide-binding domain-containing protein → MKLTRIEMFKDLSNMEQAKLLGMLTKLELPAGTLLFEQGDPGDRMFIVERGTIELFLNTEAGGRRSLALLGQWEVLGEMALLTGEVRSAGAQAAVETTLRGQL, encoded by the coding sequence GTGAAGCTGACAAGAATAGAGATGTTCAAGGATCTTTCGAATATGGAGCAGGCTAAACTGCTAGGAATGCTTACGAAGCTGGAGCTTCCTGCGGGTACCCTTCTGTTTGAACAGGGTGATCCTGGGGATCGGATGTTTATCGTTGAACGAGGCACCATTGAGCTATTCTTGAACACGGAAGCGGGTGGCCGCCGCTCTTTAGCGCTGCTTGGACAATGGGAAGTGCTTGGAGAGATGGCGCTGCTAACAGGTGAAGTTCGTTCGGCAGGAGCACAGGCAGCGGTAGAAACTACACTTCGTGGGCAGCTATGA
- a CDS encoding anion permease produces MVAGGMIMNPLIPSSSAKVSLGVPVAHTLSESMGYGERSKGAAGLGLAAMLFYGFTAPFVMTGSYTNVMAYGLVTGGQQVTWLQWLLYALPTLIIFGGVLLAVLSFMFRNVSGSKVVSGDVLNEQLTLLGPLTKEERISLWTIIGCIVLMVLQPLHGLDNTWVRLIGFAVLTISGVLSSFLNEYMSLFVSSPVLFLLAVIMISFVVTLVIRDDPAVILLATALLPIGAGLGIHPWVLVFLILLSTDPFFFAYQSPTYLTAYYSAEGKAFTHKQAQKIALGYGLAVILLEILCIPYWRWLGLIP; encoded by the coding sequence ATTGTTGCTGGTGGCATGATTATGAATCCGCTAATTCCCTCCTCCTCAGCTAAGGTATCACTTGGCGTACCTGTTGCACACACACTCTCCGAGTCCATGGGCTACGGTGAACGAAGCAAAGGAGCAGCAGGGTTAGGTCTGGCCGCCATGTTATTCTATGGCTTCACCGCTCCTTTTGTAATGACAGGTTCTTATACTAATGTTATGGCTTACGGTTTGGTGACAGGCGGACAACAGGTTACTTGGCTGCAATGGCTGCTGTATGCTCTCCCCACACTGATTATTTTTGGTGGTGTATTATTAGCCGTCTTATCCTTCATGTTCCGCAATGTCTCAGGCTCCAAGGTGGTATCTGGCGATGTGCTTAACGAACAACTGACACTGCTCGGTCCACTCACCAAAGAAGAACGCATCTCCCTATGGACGATTATTGGCTGCATTGTGTTAATGGTGCTTCAGCCGCTTCACGGGCTGGATAATACATGGGTGAGGCTGATAGGCTTTGCGGTGCTGACGATTAGTGGGGTGCTCTCTTCCTTTTTAAATGAGTATATGTCTCTGTTTGTTTCATCTCCGGTATTGTTTCTGTTGGCAGTTATAATGATTTCCTTCGTAGTTACACTTGTCATTCGCGATGATCCAGCCGTCATTCTACTCGCCACGGCACTTCTTCCGATTGGCGCAGGGCTCGGCATTCATCCATGGGTGCTTGTGTTCCTGATCTTATTATCCACGGACCCCTTCTTCTTCGCTTATCAATCACCAACGTATCTGACCGCCTATTATAGCGCAGAAGGTAAAGCCTTTACCCACAAGCAGGCTCAAAAGATTGCTTTAGGTTATGGACTTGCCGTTATATTACTAGAGATCCTTTGCATTCCTTATTGGCGCTGGCTCGGACTCATTCCATAA
- a CDS encoding adenylate/guanylate cyclase domain-containing protein, with the protein MRVKLAHILLLLTVIFAVLLYRGSLDSIDHLLQDRVMQHERPVDTTIAIIGIDDQSLEDFGSWPWNRNVHAQLLDTLSEGHPAVIGFDLTFPVGSEDPEADTEFAAAVARAGNVVLPVYGTFAPNTEQGKIEALELFQPFEALREAAAATAHINTITDTDHVVRKALFSFDYEGEAIHSLSWRVYQKYREAMGGIADPQKLPLDKFGRFYIPYSGGNGDFEEIPYSAVLSGEVPPSYFENRIVLIGPYATGFKDDFLTPISGKNTLYGVEIHANIIQSLLDDNYKRVLDWKWNEVVLLLVALLAYLLFRKVKMLYSYAAIAVIMALLIFAGRFFYDRGTVISLGYVVPFLIVSCIIVIGFQYLEELMEKRRVTDIFGRYVAPQVVDQILKNGQEGLKLGGSRRELTLLFVDIRGFTPLSEAAEPEEIVEILNEYLDLTAGCIFKYDGTLDKFIGDATMAIFNAPLLLEDHPMQAVKAAWAMKEGSAAVEQKLFERFGLVVKFGIGVHTGPAVFGNIGSKTRMDYTAIGDTVNTAARLESNAKPGQILISEATYAFVKDRVTADSLGEIKVKGKEQGISVYELEGLR; encoded by the coding sequence TTGAGAGTAAAGTTAGCACATATTTTGCTTCTGCTTACGGTGATTTTTGCGGTTCTACTGTATAGAGGGAGTCTCGACTCCATTGATCATCTGTTACAAGATCGCGTGATGCAGCATGAGCGTCCAGTGGATACTACCATTGCTATTATCGGGATAGATGATCAGAGCTTGGAGGATTTCGGCAGCTGGCCATGGAACAGAAATGTTCATGCCCAGCTCTTGGACACACTCTCCGAAGGACATCCAGCTGTAATCGGCTTTGACCTTACGTTCCCTGTCGGCTCGGAGGACCCGGAGGCGGATACTGAATTCGCCGCGGCTGTGGCCCGTGCGGGGAATGTAGTCCTGCCGGTATATGGCACATTTGCGCCAAATACCGAGCAGGGAAAGATCGAAGCGCTGGAGCTGTTCCAGCCGTTTGAGGCCTTACGGGAAGCCGCGGCTGCCACAGCCCATATCAATACCATTACCGACACGGACCATGTGGTGCGTAAAGCTCTTTTTTCTTTTGATTATGAGGGCGAAGCTATTCACAGCTTGTCATGGAGAGTCTATCAGAAATATCGAGAGGCGATGGGGGGCATCGCTGATCCGCAGAAGCTGCCGTTAGATAAGTTCGGGCGTTTCTATATCCCCTATTCCGGAGGCAATGGTGATTTTGAGGAGATCCCTTATTCGGCGGTGCTTAGCGGAGAGGTTCCACCCTCCTATTTTGAGAATAGAATTGTGCTAATTGGGCCTTATGCTACAGGGTTTAAGGATGACTTCCTAACACCGATCAGCGGCAAAAACACGTTATACGGCGTGGAAATACATGCGAATATCATTCAATCGCTGCTGGACGATAATTACAAACGCGTGCTGGACTGGAAGTGGAATGAAGTTGTATTGCTGCTGGTTGCACTCCTGGCCTATCTACTATTCCGCAAAGTGAAAATGTTGTATTCTTACGCCGCCATTGCGGTTATTATGGCTCTTCTTATTTTTGCAGGTCGATTTTTCTATGATCGAGGAACGGTGATTTCACTAGGTTATGTGGTTCCGTTTCTAATTGTAAGCTGCATTATCGTGATAGGGTTTCAATATTTAGAAGAGTTGATGGAAAAACGTAGGGTTACGGATATTTTTGGCCGCTATGTTGCCCCGCAGGTTGTGGATCAAATTCTCAAAAACGGTCAAGAAGGGCTGAAGCTAGGAGGAAGTCGCAGAGAGCTAACCTTGTTATTCGTCGATATTCGTGGCTTTACTCCGTTGTCGGAGGCCGCTGAACCTGAGGAGATTGTAGAGATTTTGAATGAGTATCTAGATCTGACCGCGGGTTGTATTTTTAAGTATGATGGCACGTTGGATAAGTTTATCGGTGATGCCACGATGGCGATCTTTAATGCTCCATTGTTGCTGGAGGATCATCCGATGCAAGCGGTGAAGGCTGCGTGGGCGATGAAGGAAGGCTCGGCGGCGGTGGAACAAAAGCTGTTTGAACGATTTGGGCTTGTAGTGAAATTCGGCATTGGGGTACATACTGGCCCTGCTGTATTTGGGAACATCGGCTCCAAGACACGGATGGATTATACAGCGATTGGCGACACCGTCAATACGGCAGCCCGTCTGGAAAGCAATGCGAAGCCTGGACAAATCCTCATCAGTGAGGCTACCTACGCTTTTGTAAAAGATAGAGTAACTGCTGATTCATTAGGAGAGATCAAGGTAAAGGGCAAGGAACAAGGAATCAGCGTCTACGAATTGGAGGGATTGAGATGA
- a CDS encoding FecR domain-containing protein: MKSLKLTLSFILLFSILWPAVVTEAKDSVKVGKITAVSGKSEVKKSGGTKKFNAFKGMAITQGDTIITGTDGQISLDLDANKEVTIGAGTTLTISQLVESAKALGGKTSLKLQNGQVMIKVKKKLDGDSRFEIETPTAIMGVMGTEFFVSVNPSQGNVLNGNNGSYLAVLEGTVHVVPSIDSTLIERMITASQQLIMENQQWVTERLSLDVLPQFALEQHLKYLNEEGKLTEAVNNQIERLIQQIKDAMVGHPVISMPTFSPQINYDLSSSIPLDLSKPKRPTPTPEPTVTPTPEPTATPTSTPEPTATPTPTPEPTETPNPLGAPEIDQQEFREHIYDYLVSDTEIVLPFTAPLAFNIADDSNPNAARDGVSVTLNQSEDTLDLGEVYIRENKLIIQLRESLSYSSFVQIKVNGGLLKNTLSGGQVQEEDQQIADGGFTYKGKITPGYFNHTGPISEDEAPEFIIQSLGYDVGEIRYRYEYYEGNPSPLEDTDYILDRNDENTFVLKLTPKFLNGLTPEPYIVIIPLVRIEDTENGPLQIIIDNLQIRLSLLF, translated from the coding sequence ATGAAGTCGTTAAAGCTTACCCTTTCGTTTATTTTGTTGTTCAGTATTCTTTGGCCAGCGGTTGTCACAGAGGCGAAGGATAGCGTCAAAGTGGGGAAAATAACTGCGGTCTCAGGCAAGTCTGAGGTAAAGAAGAGCGGTGGAACGAAGAAATTCAATGCTTTTAAAGGGATGGCGATTACCCAAGGCGATACGATTATAACAGGCACTGATGGGCAAATCAGCCTCGATCTTGATGCTAACAAAGAAGTTACGATCGGTGCAGGAACGACACTTACTATCAGTCAATTAGTCGAAAGCGCAAAGGCGCTGGGCGGTAAGACAAGCCTGAAGCTGCAAAATGGACAAGTCATGATTAAGGTGAAGAAGAAGCTGGATGGCGACTCTCGTTTTGAGATTGAGACTCCGACGGCTATCATGGGCGTTATGGGCACAGAGTTTTTTGTTAGTGTTAATCCTAGTCAAGGCAATGTCCTTAATGGAAATAACGGCAGCTATCTGGCAGTTTTGGAAGGAACAGTTCATGTAGTTCCGTCTATAGATTCCACGCTGATTGAGCGTATGATAACAGCTTCCCAACAACTTATTATGGAGAATCAACAATGGGTGACAGAAAGGCTGTCCCTGGATGTATTACCGCAATTTGCTCTAGAGCAGCATTTGAAATATCTGAACGAAGAAGGGAAATTAACCGAAGCAGTAAATAATCAAATCGAAAGATTAATCCAGCAAATAAAAGATGCTATGGTGGGTCACCCGGTCATATCTATGCCAACATTTTCACCTCAGATTAATTATGATCTATCTAGTTCGATTCCTCTAGATCTATCGAAGCCAAAACGACCAACGCCAACGCCGGAGCCAACTGTGACACCAACACCGGAACCGACGGCAACGCCGACATCGACGCCGGAACCAACAGCAACGCCAACACCGACGCCAGAGCCAACGGAAACACCAAATCCACTTGGCGCGCCTGAGATAGACCAGCAGGAATTTAGAGAACATATCTATGACTATCTCGTCAGTGATACTGAGATTGTTTTGCCGTTTACAGCACCGTTAGCCTTTAATATCGCAGATGACTCTAATCCTAATGCTGCGAGGGATGGGGTGAGTGTTACTTTGAATCAAAGTGAGGACACGCTCGATTTAGGTGAGGTATACATTCGAGAGAATAAGCTTATCATTCAGCTGCGTGAATCACTCTCTTATAGCTCTTTTGTTCAAATCAAGGTTAACGGCGGTTTGTTAAAGAATACCCTTTCCGGGGGGCAGGTACAGGAAGAGGATCAACAGATAGCAGACGGTGGGTTTACCTACAAGGGGAAAATCACTCCGGGTTATTTTAACCATACTGGCCCTATAAGTGAAGATGAAGCACCGGAATTTATCATCCAATCACTGGGTTATGATGTAGGGGAGATTAGATATCGTTATGAATATTATGAGGGAAATCCATCTCCACTAGAAGATACGGATTATATACTGGATCGGAACGATGAGAATACCTTTGTGCTTAAGCTTACTCCGAAATTCTTGAATGGACTAACTCCCGAACCTTATATCGTTATCATTCCTCTGGTGAGGATTGAAGATACAGAAAACGGCCCTTTACAGATAATAATAGACAACCTCCAGATTAGATTATCTTTGTTATTTTAA